In Candidatus Dormiibacterota bacterium, the DNA window TGGCCGCAGCCGTCGTCGCCGTTCCCGCCGAGCGTGCTCCATCCCCCGGGCGCCGGAGGGGTGCGGCTCGTGGTCGGGTCCTGCCGGGTCGGGCATCCCCACCACCCGCCCTACACGCTCATGCCCGATCAGCACCGCGACGGGCACGGGCCCGACGCCCTCGAGGCGCTCGCCCTGCGCATCGCCGGGGAGCCCCACGAGCACCGTCCCCACCTGATCCTCCACATCGGCGACCAGGTCTACGCCGACGAGCTGCCGCCGGCGACGGCCGCGATGGTGCGGCGCCGCGACCGCCCCGGGCTGCCCGGCGACCAGGCGGTCGATCTCGAGGAGTTCCGGAGCCTCTACGTCGAGTCGTGGACCCACCCGGCGGTCCGCTGGCTGCTCTCCACCACCGGCAACGTGATGCTGTTCGACGACCACGAGGTGCACGACGACTGGAACACCTCGCTCGCCTGGGTCGAGGAGATGCAGCTCCGCCCGTGGTGGCGGCGGCGGCTGGTCGCGGCCTTCGCGAGCTACTGGCTGTACCAGCACCTCGGCAACCTCAGCGCCGCCGAGGCCCGCGACGACCCCGGCCTCGCTGCCGCGCAGGCCGCCGGCGACGATGCCACGGCGGTGGTGCTCGCCCTCGCCGCCGAGGCCGCGGACCATCCCCGCGGGTGGCGCTGGAGCCACGCCCACGAGCTCCCGCACACCCGCGTGGTGGTGGTCGACTCGCGCGCGGCGCGGGTGCTGGAGCCGGAGCGCAGGGCGATGATCGACGGTCCCACCGAGGCGTGGCTCGCACCGCGGCTGCGCGGGGACGTCGACCACCTGCTGGTGGTGAGCTCGCTGCCGGTCCTGCTGCCGCCCACCCTGCACCACCTCGAGCGCTGGAGCGAGCGGGTCTGCGCCGGCGCCTGGGGGCCGGCGGCGGCGCGCGCCGGCGAGCGGCTGCGCCAGGCGATCGACCTCGAGCACTGGCCCGCCTTCGGGCGCAGCCTGCACCGCCTCCTCGACGGCGTCTCCGAGGTCGCGGGAGCGGGTCGCGGCACCGCCCCCTCCTCGCTGGTCCTGCTCGGCGGCGACGTCCACTTCGGCTACGTGTCCCGAGCCCACTGGCCGGGCTCGGCGGCGGCCACGCCGGTGCACCAGGTGGTCAGCTCGCCGATGCGCAACCCGCTGTCCCGGCGGCTGCGCCGCGAGGTGCGTGCCGGGCTCCTTCCCGGCGCCGCGGTGCCCGCGCGGGTGCTGGCGCGGGCGGCCCGCGCCGCTCCCCACCCGGTTCGATGGCGCCTCGACAGCGGGCCCTGGTTCGACAACCAGATCGCCACCCTCGAGGTCGAGGGTCGGCGCCTCACCCTGCGGGTCGAGCGCGCCGTGCTCACCGGCGACGGGACGCCGGCCCTCGAGCCGCTCGCCGAGAGGCGGCTCGACGCAGGCCACCCCTGCTAGCCTGCTAGCCGCGCGTGGGGCCACTCCTGCGCAGCCAGAAGGAGCCGCCGTCGGCCTGCACGCCGGCCATGTGCGGGTCCTGCCAGATCGGCTCGAGGACCCGGCGCAGCTCGTCGTCGAGGCTGACGAACGCGTTCGGGAGGAGGATCTCCAGGTGGGGACCCTCGGCGAGGAGGGCGACGGCCAGCAGGTACTGCTCCGAGTAGAAGCGATCCGCCCAGGCGGGCGGGTAGTCCCAGGGCAGGAAGATGTCGTGGAGGTGGACCAGCACCCCGGGTCTCAGCCGCGGGATGACGTCGAGGAACTGCGCGGTCACGTCCGAGTTCATGAAGCACCGGTGCGACCCGTCGACGAAGAGGATGTCGCCGTCCCCGAGCTGGTCGACGACGGCGACGTCGACGTCCTCGAAGGGTGCCCGCACCACCTCGTCGCAGATGGGGTCGATCTCGGCGCGGGGGCAGGGGTCGATGGAGACGATGCGGGTGCGCAGACCGTGGTCGCGGATCGCCCGCCTCGCGATCCTGGTGCTCATCCCCGACCCGACCTCGAGGTACCGCGCGGGATCGTTCCCGGCGAGCAGGCAGTGGAGCGCGATGGCGTCGAGGCCGGGGAACCAGTCGTTGACCCAGTGCGGATCGGGCGCGCCGGCGGGGGCGTCGAGGGGGATCCGGAGGAAGCACTCGCGGTGGGCGAGGAAGCTCTCCAGGAGACCCCGGTAGCGGTCGCGGCCCCGGTCGATGATCGCGGCCAGCCGGGGATGCGGCGGCCTGCCGTGACCGTAGCGCGGAACGCTCCGGACCGGATAGTCGAGGTGGATCTCGCTGGTCACCGCGGCATCCTACCCGCGGTGCCCCGGGCTCGAGGTCCCCTCCCCCGGGGGCGCCCCACGGTGAGGCTGCGGTACGCTGCCTCGCCTGATGCCGAACCAACCGCTGACCCGTGACGAGGCGCGCACCCGCGCCGCGCTGATCTCCGAGGTGTCGTACCAGGTGGCGCTGCGCCTCGAGGACGGCGACACCTTCGAGAGCGACACCACCGCCGAGTTCAGCTGCTCCCAGCCGGGGGTGGCGACCTTCATCGATCTCGAGGCGCCCGCGCTGGTCAGCGCCGAGCTCAACGGCCGGCCGGTGCCGGCCGGGGCCTTCAACGGGTCGCGGCTCCAGCTCGACGGGCTCGCCGAGCACAACCGGCTGCGGGTGGTGGCTCGCTGCGCCTACGGCCGCACCGGCTCGGGGCTCCACCGCTTCGTCGACCCGGTCGACGGCGAGACCTACCTGCACTCCCAGCTCGAGCCGTTCGACGCCCACCGCATCCTCAGCTGCTTCGACCAGCCCGACCTGCGCGCCCCGCTCCGCCTGCGGGTGTGGGCTCCGGCGAGCTGGGCGGTGGTCGCCAACTCGGCGCCGGTCGGGCCGGCGCTCGAGGGCTGGCACGCCTTCGAGCCGACCCCGCCGATCGCCACCTATCTCTACGCGGTCTGCGCCGGTCCCTACCAGCCGGTGCACGCCGAGCATCGCGGCATCCCGCTGGGCATCTGGTGCCGGCGCTCGCTGCTCGAGCACCTCGACTCCGACGAGATCTTCGACATCACCCGGCGCGGGCTCGACTTCTTCGAGGCGCTCTTCGACCATCCCTACGCCTTCGGCAAGTACGACCAGGTCTTCGTGCCCGAGTGCAGCGTCGGGGCGATGGAGAACCCCGGCTGCGTCACCTTCACCGAGCGCTACATCTTCCGCGCCCGGGTGACCGAGGCGGCCCGCGAGGCGCGCGCCTCGACGATCCTCCACGAGATGGCGCACATGTGGTTCGGCGACCTGGTGACGATGCGCTGGTGGGACGACCTCTGGCTCAACGAGAGCTTCGCCACCTACATGGCCACCCACTCGCTGTCGCGGGCCACCCGGTTCACCAACGCCTGGGTCACCTTCGCCAACGAGGAGAAGACGTGGGCGCTGGCCCAGGACCAGCTGCCCTCGACCCACCCGATCGTCGCCGACATGACCGACACCGACGCGGTGCGCACCCACTTCGACGGCATCACCTACGCCAAGGGTGCGTCGGTGCTGCGCCAGCTGGTCGCCTGGGTCGGCGAGGAGGCGTTCACCGCCGGGGTGCGCACGTACTTCCGCCGGCACAGCTTCGGCAACGCCGAGCTCCGCGACTTCCTCGCCGTGCTCGAGGAGTCGTCGGGCCGCGAGCTCGACAGCTGGGCCCGGGAGTGGCTGCAGACCGCCGGGGTGAACACCCTGCGCCCGGTGCCGGGCCCGGGGGGCACCGGCGTGGCGATCGCCCAGGAGGCGCCCGCGCACCTGCCCACGCCGCTGCGCCGCCACCGCCTCGCGCTCGGCCTCTACGCGATGAGCGACGGGGCGCTGCGCCGGGTCGAGCGCAGCGAGCTCGACGTCGCCGGGATGCTCACCCCGGTCGAGGGCATGCGCCCCGCGGCCGACGGCGAGCTGCTGCTGGTCAACGACGACGACCTCACCTTCGCGAAGATCCGCCTCGACCCGCCCTCCCAGGACACCGCGCTCCGCAGCCTCTCCCGCCTCGAGGCGCCGCTGCCGCGCACCCTGTGCTGGGCGGCGGCCTGGGACATGACCCGCGACGCCGAGCTGCCCGCGACCCGCTGGGTGGCACTGGTGGTCGAGCACGTCGCCGGCGAGACCGACATCGGCACCCTGCAGCGATTCCTCGGCCAGGCCGAGCTCGCCGCGGACCTCTACGCCGACCCCCGGCACCGCCCCGGGCTGCGCGAGCAGCTCGCGGTCCGCGCCGAGGCCGCCCTCGACGCCGCCGAGCCGGGCAGCGACGTCCAGCTCGCCTGGGCGCGCTGCCTCATCTCCACCGCCTCCGGCGAGCGGCTCGGCTTCGTCCGCGGCCTGCTCGACGGCACCGTCGAGGTGGCCGGCCTGGTGGTCGACACCGACCTGCGCTGGCTCATCGTCGCCACCCTGGCGGCCGCCGGCGCCGCCGGGCGCGAGCTGGTCGAGGCCGAGCTCGAGCGCGATCCCAGCGACATCGGCCGTCGCCGCGCCGCCGGGGCGATCGCCTCCATCCCCGACCCCGAGCTGAAGCGGGAGACCTGGGAGCGCATCACCACCGACCGCGAGCTCCCCCTGGCAACCCTGCAGGCGATGATGGGCGGCTTCCACCGGGCCGGCCAGGACGACCTGCTGCGCCCCTACGTCGACCCCTACGTCGACGTGCTCCCGGAGATCTGGCGCGAGCGGGTCACCGAGGAGGCGATGGCGATGACCGGCGGCCTCTACCCGGCGTGGATCGTGGACGACGGGGTGGTCGCCGCCGCCGACCGGGCGCTGCGGCTCGGCCTCCCCGCGATCGCCAACCGCATCCTCGCGGAGAACCGCGACCGCACCCTGCGGGCGATGCGGGCCCGCGCCGCCGACGGCGCCGCCGGCTGAGCCGAGCGGCCTACCGGGGTCGGTAGCCGTCGAGGAAGCGGAGGATCGCCGCGATGTCGTACGGCACCGGCACGGTGTGCTGCACTCCGACCATCGCCACCCGCGACACGTGGGGACCGCTGGTGGTGGGGTAGCCGGCATGGGTGTCGGCGGTGCCGTACCACATCTGGTAGGGGATGGAGATCGTCTGGGCGGGCTGGGTGGCGCCCGCCGCGCGGATCGAGTCCAGGTGCTCGTTGGGGA includes these proteins:
- a CDS encoding alkaline phosphatase D family protein, which encodes MWVETDAPCTVEILGCRARTFGVAGRHYALVVVGGLTPGVPSPYEVGLDGETVWPQPSSPFPPSVLHPPGAGGVRLVVGSCRVGHPHHPPYTLMPDQHRDGHGPDALEALALRIAGEPHEHRPHLILHIGDQVYADELPPATAAMVRRRDRPGLPGDQAVDLEEFRSLYVESWTHPAVRWLLSTTGNVMLFDDHEVHDDWNTSLAWVEEMQLRPWWRRRLVAAFASYWLYQHLGNLSAAEARDDPGLAAAQAAGDDATAVVLALAAEAADHPRGWRWSHAHELPHTRVVVVDSRAARVLEPERRAMIDGPTEAWLAPRLRGDVDHLLVVSSLPVLLPPTLHHLERWSERVCAGAWGPAAARAGERLRQAIDLEHWPAFGRSLHRLLDGVSEVAGAGRGTAPSSLVLLGGDVHFGYVSRAHWPGSAAATPVHQVVSSPMRNPLSRRLRREVRAGLLPGAAVPARVLARAARAAPHPVRWRLDSGPWFDNQIATLEVEGRRLTLRVERAVLTGDGTPALEPLAERRLDAGHPC
- a CDS encoding class I SAM-dependent methyltransferase, with translation MTSEIHLDYPVRSVPRYGHGRPPHPRLAAIIDRGRDRYRGLLESFLAHRECFLRIPLDAPAGAPDPHWVNDWFPGLDAIALHCLLAGNDPARYLEVGSGMSTRIARRAIRDHGLRTRIVSIDPCPRAEIDPICDEVVRAPFEDVDVAVVDQLGDGDILFVDGSHRCFMNSDVTAQFLDVIPRLRPGVLVHLHDIFLPWDYPPAWADRFYSEQYLLAVALLAEGPHLEILLPNAFVSLDDELRRVLEPIWQDPHMAGVQADGGSFWLRRSGPTRG
- the pepN gene encoding aminopeptidase N, which produces MPNQPLTRDEARTRAALISEVSYQVALRLEDGDTFESDTTAEFSCSQPGVATFIDLEAPALVSAELNGRPVPAGAFNGSRLQLDGLAEHNRLRVVARCAYGRTGSGLHRFVDPVDGETYLHSQLEPFDAHRILSCFDQPDLRAPLRLRVWAPASWAVVANSAPVGPALEGWHAFEPTPPIATYLYAVCAGPYQPVHAEHRGIPLGIWCRRSLLEHLDSDEIFDITRRGLDFFEALFDHPYAFGKYDQVFVPECSVGAMENPGCVTFTERYIFRARVTEAAREARASTILHEMAHMWFGDLVTMRWWDDLWLNESFATYMATHSLSRATRFTNAWVTFANEEKTWALAQDQLPSTHPIVADMTDTDAVRTHFDGITYAKGASVLRQLVAWVGEEAFTAGVRTYFRRHSFGNAELRDFLAVLEESSGRELDSWAREWLQTAGVNTLRPVPGPGGTGVAIAQEAPAHLPTPLRRHRLALGLYAMSDGALRRVERSELDVAGMLTPVEGMRPAADGELLLVNDDDLTFAKIRLDPPSQDTALRSLSRLEAPLPRTLCWAAAWDMTRDAELPATRWVALVVEHVAGETDIGTLQRFLGQAELAADLYADPRHRPGLREQLAVRAEAALDAAEPGSDVQLAWARCLISTASGERLGFVRGLLDGTVEVAGLVVDTDLRWLIVATLAAAGAAGRELVEAELERDPSDIGRRRAAGAIASIPDPELKRETWERITTDRELPLATLQAMMGGFHRAGQDDLLRPYVDPYVDVLPEIWRERVTEEAMAMTGGLYPAWIVDDGVVAAADRALRLGLPAIANRILAENRDRTLRAMRARAADGAAG